The DNA sequence AGCCCCGTGGATCTTTGGATCAACTTCTGAATCGCCAGTCAACTTCAAATTCCTCTGTGACATGGGATTCACAGTTTGGTCCTTATAACTTCTCTTACTGCCAGGAAATCGAGATTGTGATTCTGTTTGCTTGCTTCCAATGAATTTTTGACTTGAAGTCACAACCAACTCATGATCTAAGTTGTTTTCTTTGTAGCCAGTTTTTGTCAACCCTTCCTTTTCCAAGTATGTGGTGTTGGAATTGTTTTCAATTTCCACCTTCATATTATTACTAGAATTATCAGAACAAAGAAGGCGAGAGGAATCAAGAGACATTAAACTTTCAGGAGTTAATGTTGTCTTCTCATCTGCAATATCCACTGGTTTGCAATCTTCAAGTGAATAATTTATAATAGGATTCTTATCAATCACACTGTCATTTCTTGAAGTCTTGAAATTATCCCTTCGTTGATTGACTTGATTTATTTGACCCTTAATTTCAGAAGAACATGAAGTTGAAGACTTAACCTTCCGTACAGAATCGACATATAGAGTTTTCTCAACAACAGGGCTTTCACAGATAGATTCGAATCGAGTTCTCTCAGCAGATGAAAAATCGCTGCAACCTCTTCGATGTGGATCAATAACATTATTAGATTTTTCAGGAATACCTGCAGAATCTTTCTCTTTTGTGAAGCCAGACTGAGTACCTGCTAAACTTTTTCCATAATTAGCAGTTCCAGTATGCTGCAGaaagaagtaaaaaaaaaaaaggtgaatATAGATAAAGACGAAGTGAACTACCAAAACATAAAGTAGGTAGTGACCAATTAATACCTGTTTTGCGGTTGTTCTCTGAGATGCACCATGCATTCGATGGACTGGAGAATTCAGAATCCTATCCTCCATTCTTAATCCTGGCATTGGATTCAAAAGGCAGAAACGAGGAAATAGCCCGCAAACTTTGGGTGCAAAGTTCTCAGCAATGTCATTATCATCGCTTTCATATTCGCTTTCTTCCCTACCAATATTTTGGGCATAATGTGGCATGACATTTTGCCATTTGGGGTTAAGGGGACGAGGCTTTTCTCCATTTACTACTTTCTTTACCAGTCTTGGCTGTTCTTTCATAACAAGAGGTTTCTTAGAGGTGTATTGAACTTGAGATGTTTCAGAAGCCATTGCCTTCGCTGCAGGCAAGAACCTCCCGATCATGAAATCTCGAGCCTGTTGATCAGCTGAGAAACTCGTGGACAGTTGGACCTCTTGCTCGTCCCATGCACTCAAACCACTGACACTACAAGTCATGAAGAATGATTCTGTTCTAGAAAGTGTATCAAGAGCATCTTGATATGTCTCGTCCCCATCATCCGAACCAGAACTTGTCTTTTCCTGAATTATCTCTTTTATGCTTTCATGTTTCGTCGTCACCTTATTGTCCGAAGAAGAGCAACTCTGAGAGCTGGAAATGCTGCTTCCTATCCCGGACTGAGTAACTAATGTAGCTTTAGGAACTTTATCAGAATCTTTCTGTTCAACCTTTGAAGCCCTCCCAGGTGGAAGCTTTGGAGTAATGACATGTCGTTCGAGAAGCAGAGTTTCCGATTTACCTTCTTCCTTTGGCCTCCCAGGACTCTTCTCCCACACAAAGGGAACGGTTCCGGGATTACTCACAGGACCTGATTTTAACTCAGATTTATATACAGGAAGAGGAGGTAGTTTGGGTGCGGATGACTTATTGGTTTTCCTTTGACTGTCGCTTTCAGATGCCACCACTGTTGATGAGAATCGTCTTACTGATAAAAGTGGCTGATTAAAATCTAACTGCTTTTCTTCCATTAGAGTTTTTAGAATCATATAAT is a window from the Arachis stenosperma cultivar V10309 chromosome 3, arast.V10309.gnm1.PFL2, whole genome shotgun sequence genome containing:
- the LOC130969429 gene encoding uncharacterized protein LOC130969429 isoform X1, whose product is MILKTLMEEKQLDFNQPLLSVRRFSSTVVASESDSQRKTNKSSAPKLPPLPVYKSELKSGPVSNPGTVPFVWEKSPGRPKEEGKSETLLLERHVITPKLPPGRASKVEQKDSDKVPKATLVTQSGIGSSISSSQSCSSSDNKVTTKHESIKEIIQEKTSSGSDDGDETYQDALDTLSRTESFFMTCSVSGLSAWDEQEVQLSTSFSADQQARDFMIGRFLPAAKAMASETSQVQYTSKKPLVMKEQPRLVKKVVNGEKPRPLNPKWQNVMPHYAQNIGREESEYESDDNDIAENFAPKVCGLFPRFCLLNPMPGLRMEDRILNSPVHRMHGASQRTTAKQHTGTANYGKSLAGTQSGFTKEKDSAGIPEKSNNVIDPHRRGCSDFSSAERTRFESICESPVVEKTLYVDSVRKVKSSTSCSSEIKGQINQVNQRRDNFKTSRNDSVIDKNPIINYSLEDCKPVDIADEKTTLTPESLMSLDSSRLLCSDNSSNNMKVEIENNSNTTYLEKEGLTKTGYKENNLDHELVVTSSQKFIGSKQTESQSRFPGSKRSYKDQTVNPMSQRNLKLTGDSEVDPKIHGATESVDQECAQSSSQDDNNTLASLNMASDGKMGLERKLLTCLGCRETSNVNSAKTPLALPLPKAPSESWLKRTLPAVSSRNLPTWSNVATNTHARTQTSKTALADPKWEIIVKSSNVHHGQLRLAEEPLPPIPEA
- the LOC130969429 gene encoding uncharacterized protein LOC130969429 isoform X2 codes for the protein MAFTKNFIGRASSLNEKSFIYLETNYMILKTLMEEKQLDFNQPLLSVRRFSSTVVASESDSQRKTNKSSAPKLPPLPVYKSELKSGPVSNPGTVPFVWEKSPGRPKEEGKSETLLLERHVITPKLPPGRASKVEQKDSDKVPKATLVTQSGIGSSISSSQSCSSSDNKVTTKHESIKEIIQEKTSSGSDDGDETYQDALDTLSRTESFFMTCSVSGLSAWDEQEVQLSTSFSADQQARDFMIGRFLPAAKAMASETSQVQYTSKKPLVMKEQPRLVKKVVNGEKPRPLNPKWQNVMPHYAQNIGREESEYESDDNDIAENFAPKVCGLFPRFCLLNPMPGLRMEDRILNSPVHRMHGASQRTTAKQHTGTANYGKSLAGTQSGFTKEKDSAGIPEKSNNVIDPHRRGCSDFSSAERTRFESICESPVVEKTLYVDSVRKVKSSTSCSSEIKGQINQVNQRRDNFKTSRNDSVIDKNPIINYSLEDCKPVDIADEKTTLTPESLMSLDSSRLLCSDNSSNNMKVEIENNSNTTYLEKEGLTKTGYKENNLDHELVVTSSQKFIGSKQTESQSRFPGSKRSYKDQTVNPMSQRNLKLTGDSEVDPKIHGATESVDQECAQSSSQDDNNTLASLNMASDGKMGLERKLLTCLGCRETSNVNSAKTPLALPLPKAPSESWLKRTLPAVSSRNLPTWSNVATNTHARTQTSKTALADPKWEIIVKSSNVHHGQLRLAEEPLPPIPEA